TCCGCGCTCGACGAAAAGACGCGCGTAGGCCCGGACCAACTCGCCCGGATCCTGCACCGACCAGGTTATCCTTGACCCAGAGGCCTTTGGCGAAAAATCGGCTTGAGGCCCGGATCATGATCGTGGATGCCGTCGGGGTCGAGGATCTCCATGTCGAGGCCATAGCGGGTGTAGATGTTGCGGGTGTAGGCGGCAGAGTCGAAGTCCTTCTGGCAGCGGTAGACAAACAGCCAGCCATCGTCGTGGAACATCTGCTCGGCGCGGGCTTCGCCCTTGAGGCGATCATGCTCGGTGCGGGACAGCTCGATCAGATCGAACAGAGCTTTTGTCGTTTCCTCGAAGGCGGCTTTTGAGGTGCGCCGCAGGAAGCCGAGACCCCCAACCGATTGTTGCGCATCATGAAGGCGTTGGAATAGCGGAAAGAGGTGGAGCGGTTGAGCATCAGCTTGGGCAATTGGCGCCAGAGCATGGGACTGTTGATCGGAGCCAGTGATGTGCGCGTGATGATGCCCGCATTGCCGTGCGAGGTTTCTTCCCCCGGTCGGCGGCGATCAATCAGCGTGACCGACATCCCGCGGCGTTGCAATTCGAGCGCCCGTCGCAACACCGACCATTCCCGCCCCGCAGACCCAATATTTTTTGGGACATCCCTTGCTCCTTCTTTGGCGTGTCACGCGAGGGCGCGACACGCGCTTGTTTTTGTCTTTCCTGACAATATTGCTTGTCGACAGTGTTTGCCAGTCGAAAATACCCTGATGAAAGAAAGGCATCCCTGTTTTCAATCTCTGACAAAGATCAAAAAATCTGTAGGCCAGTTGAAGGCCTCAAACAAGATCCAGATTGTCTTTACGTTACGTCCAGATCTATCTCCCCTACCCGCCAGCCCGACGATCAACGAGGCCGCCGAGCTGTTGCACGAACCGCCCCCTCCTGAGCTACCCTAGGAGAAGATGGCACGATTGGCCGGGATGAGGTCTGCGGTCCAGTCTTCCGCGTCGCCATCGGTCATGTCGGCAAGGATACGTGCCGTGGTCGGCCCGAGGGTCAGGCCCTGATGGCCATGGGCCAAAGTTGAACCACAGGCCCTTGTGGCGCGGGGCCTCGCCAACCATGGGGCAGCATGTCTGGCAGGCAGGGCCGATGGCCGAACCAACGACCGCCCGACTGCTCATCACCGACAGTCAGAAGCTCTTTGGCGCTCTTGATGCCGTGATTGAGCTGCTTGAACGTCTCGCCGCCATCTCGCCGCACGAGTTCGGCGCCTGTGGCGATGCGCAGACCACCCCGGACGGGGGACATGACGATACCATTGGCAAAGTCATGCAGTGGGCGGTTTGATGGGGACGGACAGGTCGAAGTGTCCGTGATAGCCGCGCTTCCAGACCATGCCGATGCGATAGCCCAGACCTGCCAGCAGATCCGGGGCCCACGGGCCGAGAGCGACGACGACATTCTCCGTCGTCAATTGCCCGTCCTCGGTAGACATGGTCCAGCCCGTGCCGGTCTGTTTGAGGCTCATGGCATCGCCCCGAACCAGACGTCCACCACGCTTTTCGAGCAGGCGGGCATAGCTCTCTGTCAGCGCCAACGGATCAGAGGTGCTCCAAGTCTCGGACCAGAGCACGGCACCGGCGAGCTTGGCTTCAAGCGCGGGCTCTTCCCTCGCCAGTTCGTCCCCATCAAGAAGGCGGCATGGGCACGCCATAGGTTGCCTTCAAATGCACGGCCTCGGCTGCCTTGCTGTCATAGGCCTTGGCTGTGCGGCAGAGAGCGAGAAGAAGCCATTGCGTCGGATGAGATTGTCTGCACCGGCCGCCTCGATCAGTGGCTGGTGATCATCGGTCGAATGAACGATCAGCTTGTTGTAGAGACGGGAAATCCGGGCGTGGCTCGCTGGCGACGAATAGCGATAGTAGGAAAGAAGGGCGGGCAGCAGCTTTGGCAGATCCCGCCAGTGATAGACGATATCGTTGGTCTGCCCGAGACCATATTTGATCAGCGTCGGCAGGTGATGGGTAATGTGATAGGGCTCGGCGGCCTCACGCTGGATAATCCCGGCGTTGCCGTAGCTTGTTTCCCGTCCCGGCTCGCGACGATCAAGAACCGTAACGGAATGGCCGCGCTCAATGAGAGCAAGGGCCGTGCTGATGCCGACAATGCCAGCACCAAGAACAACGAAGTCTGCCATATATTCACTCGTTCAAAGAGAGATTGTGCTCGGCCTGTGACAGGCCTGTTCTGGCCCCGCGCCTTACGCTTCGGCGATGACGGTGATTTCGACCTTGGCCTCGATCATCAGAGCGCAGCCGATGGTGGTGCGCACCGGCAGGGGATCGCTGAAGTAGTTCGCATAAACCCCGTTGAAGGCCGCGAAATCGGACGGGTCGGTCAGATAACAGGTGCAGGAGATGACGTTGGACAGATCCAAGCATTCACCGGCGAGGGTCTTCTTGATGTTCTCAAGGCAGTTTGTGGTCTGGGCCTCGATGCCTTCGGGCATCTTGCCATCGGTATCAAAGCCAAGTTCACCAGACAAATAGACGGTGGTGCCTGCACGGCGGACCTTGGAAAGAGGAATTTTGGCCATTTCATAGTTCCTTGGGAGGAAGAGGAAAGAAAAGAAAGAATCTGGTCAATTGAAGTCAAGAAAGCCATCAGTTTCGCAGAGAGGCGCGGCCGCTTCAAGCATGGAAAAATCAGGTGAGCGCGGCGCAAGATCGGACAGCCCGGCAATGACCGCTTCCAGCTCGGCGGCCACGGCGAGTACGCCGAGATCATCATGACGTTTGCCGACAATTTGCAAGCCGAAAGGCATGTTGTTGGCATCAAAGCCACAGGCAATCGTGATCGAGGGATGACCGGGGATCGTCGAGGCGTAGGCCATAGCGAGCCAATGGTAGTAGCTCTTGGTCGGCACACCGTCGATCTCGGCGGGATAAAGCTCGCGCCATGGGCGGGGGCTGATCGTGACCGCAGGCGAGATGAGATAATCGTGTGTCTCGAAGAAGGCCTGCCAATCGCGATAGTAACGCCCTTGAGCGAACATTGCTTTGGCGACATCCTCGGCGGAATAGCTCCGTCCCTCGCGCACATTCTCGGTGACATTGGGACCAACGAGATGGGGCTTGGTTGTCGACCAGTTCGGCATGAATGCCGAGGAACTTGCACCCCGCGCAAAACCGAGAAGATGCGATCGGCGTCGATGCAGTCGGGCGAGGTTTCCTCAATCGCGCCGAAGAAGGGCGACAATCGCGGCAGGATCGAGCGGAAATGCTCGCGGATGATGCGTTCGGTCGGCGCGAAGCCGTAATCCTCGGTCGCGGCAATCTTCAGCGAAGAGAGATCGACGCGCGGTTAGCGCGGCAAAGCTGTCCGAATTCCACGGGGTCTTGCCATCAACGACAATCGTGTAGGGGTCGTTGCGGTCGGCTCTCGCCATGACAGAAAGCATGAGCGCCACATCAGCGACGGATCGGGCCATGGGGCCAGAGGTTGGCATCGGGATGAGGGCTGCGGCGCGGGTGTTGCCCGGCACGACACCCGGACTGGGCCGATAGCCGACGATGCCGCAATAGGCCGCCGGATTGCGCAAGGATCCGCCGGTGTCCGAATCCGTCGCGAGCGGGCTATAGCCGCAGGCCAACGCGACCCGCCGACCCGCCTGATGACCCGGCGCAGGTGCGGCTGAGATCATAAGGGTTGGCGGTAACACCATAGACTCGGTTGCGGGTGTTGCCGCCGGCACTCCATTCGGGATTATTCGTCTTGCCCATGGGGATTGCCCCAGCCTTACGCATGGCAGCGACAATGGCGTCATCCTTGGGCGCGATATTGTCGCGGAAGGCTTCCGATCCAAAGGTGGTGGGAAGGCCGATCACGTCGATCATGTCCTTGACGCCGAACGACAGACCGTGAAGAGCGCCGAGCGGCTCGCCTGACATCACGGCATCCTCTGCCTTCTTTGCCCCGGTGATCAAGCCGTCAAAGTCGCGCACTATGAGCGCATTGACCGCATGATCAAGCCGCTCGACCCGCTTGATGCTTGCCTCGGCCAGCTCAATCGGCGAGAGGGCCTTGCGGGCAATCAGGCGACGGGCTTCGAGGGCACCAAGATCGGCGGGATCGGTCGCGGTCATCTGGCTCATTCCATTTCTTCTTTCATCAGGTCGCTCTCAGGGCCGAGGGTGAGCCCCCGATCGACAAAGGTCTGGAACTGCAATTCGGGCACGAAGGAGCCACCGGTCGTCCAGACCACATGCACGGCGTTATCTCGAGCCCCCGCAACAAGATGCCGATCACAGAACGTCCGGCCAGCCGGGCTGTTGAGCAAAAAAGTGCGGGCCGCCGAAGCCGATGGCTGCTGATGGCTCGATTTTGGCAGGCCCGCACAGGTCGTAGGCAAGGGATACCCACCGGAAAAGATCATCGTCGCCGACCGTGTAGACCCCGGCCAGTCGGTCCTTCATGCGACGTGCGACGAGGGAGGACAAGGTGGCGACCGCCATGCCGTCCGCTTCGGTTTTGTTGCTAAGGCCCATGTCGTACACGGCAACAGGATGGTCCGGGCCGTGCAATCATCTGGATGAGCGCGGAAGCCGACTGGACCGGTTCGGCAAAGAAGCAATGGACATGGGGGCCAAAGACAGCACGGGCACCATAAGCAATGCCACCGGGCGCGCCACCGATTGCCGCATGGCAGATAGAGGAACAGCGGCCGATCAGGACCGATGGTTATCCCTGCCTCATCGAGCTGGGTGGCGAGTTCGGCAGCTGCGGCGCTGTAACCACGGAAGAGAAGTTCCGAATCCTCGTCATCGACGAAATAGGCGAGCGGGTCCCGGCTGGCAGCATCGCGGGCAGCGGCGAC
The DNA window shown above is from uncultured Cohaesibacter sp. and carries:
- a CDS encoding RidA family protein produces the protein MAKIPLSKVRRAGTTVYLSGELGFDTDGKMPEGIEAQTTNCLENIKKTLAGECLDLSNVISCTCYLTDPSDFAAFNGVYANYFSDPLPVRTTIGCALMIEAKVEITVIAEA
- a CDS encoding amidase family protein, with translation MACGYSPLATDSDTGGSLRNPAAYCGIVGYRPSPGVVPGNTRAAALIPMPTSGPMARSVADVALMLSVMARADRNDPYTIVVDGKTPWNSDSFAALTARRSLFAEDCRDRGLRLRADRTHHPRAFPLDPAAIVALLRRD
- a CDS encoding pyridoxal-phosphate dependent enzyme, which gives rise to MSADAKKWKIERLRRFGVKVMKYEGDYNLAVAAARDAASRDPLAYFVDDEDSELLFRGYSAAAAELATQLDEAGITIGPDRPLFLYLPCGNRWRARWHCLWCPCCLWPPCPLLLCRTGPVGFRAHPDDCTARTILLPCTTWALATKPKRTAWRSPPCPPSSHVA
- a CDS encoding FAD-dependent oxidoreductase; its protein translation is MLRRALELQRRGMSVTLIDRRRPGEETSHGNAGIITRTSLAPINSPMLWRQLPKLMLNRSTSFRYSNAFMMRNNRLGVSASCGAPQKPPSRKRQKLCSI
- a CDS encoding amidase family protein; amino-acid sequence: MPNWSTTKPHLVGPNVTENVREGRSYSAEDVAKAMFAQGRYYRDWQAFFETHDYLISPAVTISPRPWRELYPAEIDGVPTKSYYHWLAMAYASTIPGHPSITIACGFDANNMPFGLQIVGKRHDDLGVLAVAAELEAVIAGLSDLAPRSPDFSMLEAAAPLCETDGFLDFN
- a CDS encoding amidase; protein product: MSQMTATDPADLGALEARRLIARKALSPIELAEASIKRVERLDHAVNALIVRDFDGLITGAKKAEDAVMSGEPLGALHGLSFGVKDMIDVIGLPTTFGSEAFRDNIAPKDDAIVAAMRKAGAIPMGKTNNPEWSAGGNTRNRVYGVTANPYDLSRTCAGSSGGSAGRVGLRL